TCAgaatacataaaataaataattagataaataattagatttaatcCTTTTCTGATAGACCTTGAGATAACATACGATTAATACCTTCACGGAGAAATTGATTGGATCGTTTACAATCTCCTTATAACTCTGTAACATCTTCTGATACGCCGTTCCGATTAGATTCGATTTCATTGCCGGATGGTTTATATTATTGCCGATACCGAAACCAGATTACAATAACAACAACTGATCTAAAAATGTGAACGAAGCTTTAGAAACAGCCctaattttgactaattttgagcGAGAATTTGAGAATGGATTGATATGCTTGAACCTGTAATCACCCTCTTTTCTTCTGTGTTACATTCGTTAGAGACGATAGATGTGATGAACTGATCAAATTGTGAATTGAAATACCATAGACGATCTTGAATGTTTGCGAAGTTAGTGAACCGATGGAAACCATGAATCAGAGAGAGTGTATGATCGAAAATACCTGGAGAGCGTATTCTGATTGAACCCTAAATTTCGAATTGAGTTGCGTGTGATTTTTCTGGTATAAGGGTACTATGGAGAATTTAACTGATGGAATTAGACTTATCACGTGATTGTCTAGATTAGTTGGCATGGAGGGTCATGATTAAATGATCATTTTGGATGGATGGTTAGCATTGAAAGTTTTTTGGAGATATCACCTAATTGTGTGTTCTTATTAGTGTAAGAGATATTGTAGTTTAGACGGTTCATCTACGTACAGGCTCGCTCTGAGCGCCATTTTTATGACATGGCAAGCTAAAAACACTCACGATATCCACTACATTCCTAAGAAAAGGAATATAATGACAACTCTCAGGGTTacctttaagaaataaattatgCAAGCAATTGGTATTTTTTTGTTGGTTAATTTTAAGGGATTGATGCTTATTTGAATTGTACAAGAAAAtttcttaataataatttttaaggtTGTCACTagaaattatttttaattaaatatattatcatcactacaaaaaaaaaagtttaaacatTTAAGTTTTCATAATTTTTGAATCTTTAATAAATAAATTTTGCTAGCATTTTTGGTATTTTTTGTTGATTAATTTCAAGGGATTGATGCTTGTTTGAATTCtacaaaaaaataatttttaactgAATATATTATCATCACTACATTTTAATTACTTACGCTttcataatttttaacattttaaagCATTTAAATTTTTAATGACAACCTTTAGGGTTATCATTAGAGATTATTTTTAATTGAGTATATTATCATCACTGCATTAAAAAAGTTAATTACTTACGCTTTCATAATTTTTAACGTTTTAAAGCATGAATAACTTGACGGGTATTTAACACTATAAGTGTCAAAGTTTTTGACAATTAAAAGCGTCAAAAAGGAAAACTCAATAACACTTACAAGTGTCGAAAAGTTAATATTTAAAATTTTTGACATCCTATGTTTTCGTGTTTCAAAGTTTTTAACACCATATTTTCCACGTTATAAACTTATATTCACAGTTTTAAACTTATAAACATGAAAAACTCATTAAAAGTGTTAAAACTACAAAACTAGTTGTAGTGTATTTTATCAAATTTTCACTTAACTACCAATTAAATTTTAACTACCAAATTATATGATTCATACTAATCTCCTCACAAGAGTACCATATGAACATCTTTATCACAACACAAACAAGTCAACACTAGGCATGCCCTAATAAATGTAGCACATTCAAGTTTGTTTGGAGGGAAAATTAAAATATGAAAAGTACTCGAAACGAAAAGGTTTGACGGATCATTTTTACTGGTCCCAAGACTACGAATATGATCAAAAAAATGAAAATTAAAAATAACCGCGTTTGATTACTACGACGACGACGTTACCGTTGCAACGTTCTCATGCAGTCAAACAGACTAACCACCATGCAACCGTCAACCGTCACATCGTTTCCCAACAGACACCACACTCGATCTTATATATATACACGTGGCATATATTGTATTTGTATACAAACACAGAGATACATACATCTTCGTGTGGGCATAACTAAACTTAATTTATTCGTCCCACATTTCATTTAATTTTCAAGACAAGAAGATAACGATGGAAGATATCGATTACGGTTGGGGCATCGGGTCGATAATCACCATGCTAATTGTGGTTGCTTGTATGGTGTTTATACCGGTCGTTATGGGACCAGTGGGGCCGCCATCTTTTCCGGTGATTGTCTTAATTCCGGTGTTGTTGGTGGCTATTATCATCTTTATGTCCATTGCTTCAAACCCTAATCATGGAAGTCACAAGTTTAATTGATTATCTTTTTGGTCTTATGATAATTGATGGATGTATCTcaaaatattaattaaaattatcatcgtTTCGTATTAATGTTGTTGGTGTTCCTTATTTTGTTTATTTTACGTTCATATGCTCAATTATATTGTTTTATAAGGGTTGATACATGAAATTATATACGTCAAACACATTAGCATGCTAAAAATAATATACGTACtccgtaataataattattaattattaatattagtattaggcaTATATAAAACCAAAATGTTACGTTCTCGTCTCTTAAATCATAGTAATAATCAGCAATCAAGTAATATTAACAATATCTTAATGCATGTGCACGTAAGTGTATGATATTTGAATCGTGCTTTGTGTTGGTTGCTATGATGGGTGGATTTGAAAATGATAAGATAATGAAGAAAGTGAATTAATATATATTTGAAGTTGTAGCAGAATTTTTTAAAAGATTCAAGAACTTTTGTAAGTTAATAAGAAAGAAAATTGATAGGTTATTACTTAATTCCTTCCATTTATGTGATTATGTCACATCTGAAAATGTATAATCCTGGAAGCTCCAGATTATAATCATATCCAGTAGAAATATTAACATAAATATGAAACAttctataataaaaaaaaattaaacattaTGAAAACGTTATATATACCACATCGCGTTAGAGATAAAGTGAAGGGGTTTTACCGTTCATGCCTCGTATGGGATTGGTGCGGGTTTCTTTCTGGGCACGCAGTTGGGGGCGGGTATAACTGTATAGGAGATGAACACGTGAGTGGTTAAGTCCTCCTTAGTTAATAGACTGTAATATCTTGATGTCTTTCATTAAAATCCCAcgagtatatatacatacatatgaatGATCTAGAATGTTTACCCTAACAGCCCATTCGCCTATTTTGAGATATGGGTTGACAAAATCTATTCTAAATATATCTTAATAATACAATGAATATAgataatgtaaatatgtataagatATGATCGGCTATTACTCCCCCGTAGTCGAAGCCTGAGGTGAACGAATGCCGAGACTGGACCGAAATTCTTCAAACAGTATCCTTGGTAACCCTTTAGTAAAAATGTCGGCAATCTGATAGCGAGTGGGAACATGAAGAATGCGTGCTTCACCTTTGGTGACCTTTTCACGAACAAAATGAATGTCTAGTTCAATATGTTTCGTGCGTTGGTGTTGAACGGGATTTCCGGCTAGATAAATGGCACTAATGTTATCACAAAAAACCAAGGTAGCTTTAGCAATCGGAAAATGTAActcgagcaaaagatttcgtaaccAACAGGATTCAGCCACAACATTAGCTACACCTCTGTATTCAGCTTCAGCACTTGAGCGGGACAAAGTTGGCTGGCGTTTCGAGGACCATGAGATAAGATTATCCCCATAATAAACACAATATCCAGAAGTCGAACGACGAGTGTCCGGGCACCCGGCCCAATCAGCATCGGTAAAAGCCACAAGTGAGGGAGCGTGTGACTTATGGATATGCAATCCAAGAGTGGGAGTACCTTGTAAGTATCGAATAATACGTTTGAGAGCGAGCATGTGAATCTCTTTAGGTGCGTGCATATGCAAACATACTTGTTGAACGTCATAAGAAATATCAGGTCGGGTGAAAGTCAAATACTGTAACGCCCCAGCCAAGCTTCGATATTTAGTTGGATTCGAATAAGGTGTGCCTTCATTGGAACTTGCTTTACCAAACGTATCAACAGGGGTGGCGGCTGCATTGCATTGAGCAAGGCCAGCGCGTGCAATAATTTCTTTAGTGTACGCATGTTGCTCGAGAAACAAACCATCGGCTGATCTTGTGACTGAGATTCCTAGGAAGGAATGTAGAGGTCCTAAATCCTTCATTGCAAACTCATTAGAGAACAATGTCATAAGATGTTGTCGCAACATATCATTGGAGGTAACCAGAACAATGTCGTCAACGTAGAGAAGAAGATAAGCAATATTCAACCCCtgatgttgtgacgacccggaaatttccgaccaaatttaaactttattcttatatgatttcgatatgataagcagagTCTATGTAATTGAATctcaaaactttgaactgtgttcatatatgcatttacccttagactgctctcgacgattcatgaacaactaattgtaaatagatatgtgtgtatgtatatgtaaataattatttgaaaaataatttgaagtattacatgttgttgttattaaaaattaatgaaataaaaataggatattataataattattatttaaaatatatctctatatataaataaagtatattagaaataaatattaaataattgtaatactcgtttgatgtttcgattgatattaaacaagttaaattcaaacttatgtaattttaaaataaacggtgatacgaaaataagttatataagttataggcttattaaaagtatatttaggatctaattatttaatttcaacactttttatattttacccataaatgagagggacagttgatgtaatatttttttattaaattaatgacagaattttataccataatgacaaaaaaaaaattataataataaatatagttaatttaaaaatatggaaattTTTTTCGAAGATTTTTACCGTCTCTGATTAACAACGGTGTACGAAATCTAGTCCGTGAGAGAAATAGTAAACGAATAATACACGGCTGCTAACTGCTTATGATATTTAATTTTATGATATTTAATTTGAGATTACTGTTTTTCATGTGAGTgtacgtttttttttttcttttgatttaTTCAACATTCTTTTGACTTATTCCTTTATCCTACATGTACTACTCTTTATAATTGTTTTTGAATTTGGAGACTTGTGATTTACCACTAGTATCTGCCTTCTACTACTActcattattttaataaatataggtAAACTAGATTAAGATCATCACCAACGAGCTGCATTCTTTTATTCTCCTTTTACTTCCATAACTAATTAAACACACAAAAACTAGCATCGTTCATGAAGTTCATCTTCTAGTCAACCACCGTAATAATATGTCTATCCACCGTAGTTCTCTTATTCTTCAAGATCTTCTTCATCAACAAACCACCATAAccgatctctctctctctctacactctctttatatatatattttttttgtgaaaCCATTAACAACCACCTTCATAACTCTAAACCGCCACTAAACCCACCATCCATCTATCAATCTATTACCCACTTTCGTTTCCTTTTTTAATCCAACCAAGAACAAACCCACTCATTATCACTGATTATCTCTTGTTGTTTCCGTTTACTATGTCGATCAAACACCACAATTATACTTTTTCTTTCTTGTTTCCTTATATTCTGATTCAAGCTTGATCAAACCGTCACCTTAACACCATCACAAACCATGGTCATAACTAGCCACCTTCTACTGTTAAACTATGCCATTTTTGTTCGACAAATGTCACCACAAGCAACCATAAGCCGCCACCCAGCTTGCTGTTTTGTTTATCTGCTTTTAACGAGGCAACTCGAGTggttatgtaaaaagatacatcttTTTAGTTTGATATTTTTCCTGTCCCAATTTACGGTTACGATCAACCATGTAAACCTGTTGCTGCAGTAGGTTCTAATGGCTTAAAACAGTTGCCAAATATCAGTTTTGCAGCTATATTTCTTGAGTAGTCAAAACCTGTTGCACCTGCGATTCTTTTTCCTCTATTTCCTTCTTTCTTTCTCCCCACTGATACACAATCGTTTGAATCATTATGAGTTGTAAAATTTAACAACTTGGGGCACTAATTTAGTTATGATGGCCGACAACATGGCCATATAAAATGATGTGGGGACATACATGATAAGTGGTACACTATCAATTTGTTATCTAGCTATTATCTATTCCTTCGGTTGAGAAACAGACATGATTATTTATTTGGCCGAATGAGTTAGTGTGGACTGATTAATTATGTTTTTAGTTGGGCTACAAGTTTCCTTGGGCCAGGTCGTGATTTGGACTAGATCATAGGTATTTCGTTTGGGCTTAAGAGGGAATATTAGGCCACGAATTGTAATCATCTTTTCTAGTTCCTGGGTTCTACTCGGCAACAACACAAAAATGTCTCATTTAAATGTtagatgatgatgttaatgatcacatgatgataataaataaataatgataatggctTGATGTTATGATGATGAGGAAATGATAACATGAATGAGGTTGATTATGATGATGGTTATAGCAAAAGGATAATGAGTTTGATAAAACGGACTCATATGTTAAAGAAATATTCGTGtagtttaaaacagaaaaacaatagTAGAGCAATGGTTTGGGCAGGAGTTAGGGGGACGAgaagtcatgggttcgagcctgggccgtGGCGTTTTTTTTTAAGCTATTTCATTGAGGTAGTAACTTtattcctaattattattattattattattattattattattattattattattattattattattattattattattattattattattgttactattatttatttatgttacatgatcaatattatcatcattaagaagtatatcattaataagtgttagtattaggtattataagtattattatcattaatatcattattatcattaaaataagtattattagtattaatgtcattattattatcattattagaaaacttattatttttatagtcatagttatgatagttattattattattattattattattattattattattattattattattattattattattattattattattattatcatttttaacaaaatctatactattattaaagttatcattagattattagtagtatcaatattattattattatcataaaaagatacaaattgtttTTTATCATtactgatattattttaccaaataaataactatataagaatatatctgtgatgacccgtcctaatccatccggacgaagtccatatcgattataaacgattcacaacagttgattacatcgcgaggtacttgacctctatatgatacattttacaaacattgcattcatttttaaaagacactttcgttacatcgacagttgacagacatgtatagaatttcataatatatccaaatataattgacttaataataataatcttgatgaactcaacgactcgaatgcaacgtcttttgaaatatgtcatgaatgactccaagtaatatccctaaaatgagaaaaatgcacagcggaagatttatttcgtacctgagaataaacatgctttaaagtgtcaaccaaaaggttggtgagttcattagtttaacataaataaccattatcatcattttaatagaccacaagatttccatattcagttctcaataatatacgtcccatgcatagagacaaaatatcattcatatggattgaacacctggtaatcgacattcacaatacacatataagaatatccccatcattccgggatcctccttcggacatgatataaattttgaagtactacagcatcctgtactttggatggggcttgttgggctcgatagatctatctttagagttcgcgtcaattagggtgtctgttccctaattcttagattaccagacttaataaaaaggggcatattcgattcgatagttcaaccatagaatgtagtttcgattacttgtgtctatttcgtaaaacacttataaaatttacgcatgtattctcagcccaaaaatgtaaaaggtaaaaaggcaaatgaaactcacgcatataattattgtaaaacagttaataaaacatttgcatgtattctcagcccaaaatgtatataaaaagggaataatgaaactcacctaatgtattttgtagtaaaaatatatatgacgacattaaacaagtatagggttggtctcggattcacgaacctatatcaattatatatatatgtatatattaacatttatcacatttaatcaactgagtttatttatattatataatgtattagaattaatatatttatatatatatggttgtatataaaaaaaatgtttttatataactaatactttatttgataaaataatattgataatagaaagttgtaatatttttatagtaataataatagtaataatatataatagtattaatagtaaaaataatgattataatatataaaaGTCTCGTTaagaataatatgaataataaaaataagttatttttgtataataaaaacaataatattgatagtaatacctaatactaataatgattaataataatactaattatgataacaataataataataatgataaaataataattttactaaaaatgttaattttaaatgaaatgataattttaattaataatgataataataataataattattttcctaataataataataataataataaataaataaataaataaataaataaataaagtaaaatttGCTACCTCAAGAAGTAGCTTTTTAACAAAAACGTCATCGCCCGggctcaaacccgtgacctctcaatTATCATACACACCTCCAAACCAGTCCGCTACCATTTCATTTACGCTTTTACCCGGATTAAATTTTATATAACCTTAATGGATTTGGAAGTCCATATCACTAAAGCCCAAGATTGCAAgtccattattatttaaaaaggaATCTAATTACAATTGG
This genomic window from Rutidosis leptorrhynchoides isolate AG116_Rl617_1_P2 chromosome 2, CSIRO_AGI_Rlap_v1, whole genome shotgun sequence contains:
- the LOC139889683 gene encoding uncharacterized mitochondrial protein AtMg00810-like, producing MTLFSNEFAMKDLGPLHSFLGISVTRSADGLFLEQHAYTKEIIARAGLAQCNAAATPVDTFGKASSNEGTPYSNPTKYRSLAGALQYLTFTRPDISYDVQQVCLHMHAPKEIHMLALKRIIRYLQGTPTLGLHIHKSHAPSLVAFTDADWAGCPDTRRSTSGYCVYYGDNLISWSSKRQPTLSRSSAEAEYRGVANVVAESCWLRNLLLELHFPIAKATLVFCDNISAIYLAGNPVQHQRTKHIELDIHFVREKVTKGEARILHVPTRYQIADIFTKGLPRILFEEFRSSLGIRSPQASTTGE
- the LOC139889682 gene encoding uncharacterized protein, coding for MEDIDYGWGIGSIITMLIVVACMVFIPVVMGPVGPPSFPVIVLIPVLLVAIIIFMSIASNPNHGSHKFN